One stretch of Actinomycetota bacterium DNA includes these proteins:
- the der gene encoding ribosome biogenesis GTPase Der, giving the protein MSTADGGGRLPVVAVVGRPNVGKSSLVNRILQRREAIVEETPGVTRDRRGFIADWGGRRFEIFDTGGLEPGAEGLDARVAEQAHVAIESADVVVLVVDASVGALQDDHLVADALRRSGKPVVLAANKVDDPRDIPMAASFHRLGLGEPLPLSALHGRGSGDFLDVLVAELPEQTGDAEDAWASIAIVGRPNVGKSSLLNALLGEQRSIVDSRPGTTRDPVDSELLLENGRRIRIVDTAGMRREVQIKDPLEYFSFLRSRQTLGRVDAAVLVIDLSERVTGHDQRIAQEIVESGRACVVVLNKWDLIESDPVDRERLERFVLDRLRFIPWATIVRTSALTARGVQRVVPALEAAISSHRRRLPTSVVNQLVREAQERKPHPRVGGRASRILYAVQASVAPPRFLLFSSGRLEPAYLRHIEHRIRAREPFAGSPIQIEVRLKSRDEREG; this is encoded by the coding sequence ATGAGCACAGCTGACGGCGGAGGCCGCTTGCCGGTGGTGGCAGTGGTTGGACGTCCGAACGTAGGCAAGTCATCGCTCGTGAACCGCATCCTGCAGCGGCGGGAGGCGATCGTGGAAGAGACGCCGGGGGTCACACGCGACCGACGCGGGTTCATCGCGGACTGGGGCGGTCGCCGGTTCGAGATCTTCGACACAGGCGGGCTCGAGCCCGGCGCGGAGGGCCTCGATGCGCGCGTGGCGGAACAGGCGCACGTCGCGATCGAGTCCGCGGACGTGGTCGTTCTCGTCGTGGACGCCAGCGTGGGAGCGCTTCAAGACGACCACCTTGTGGCCGACGCGCTCCGACGATCGGGGAAGCCTGTCGTGCTGGCAGCGAACAAGGTGGACGATCCGCGCGACATCCCGATGGCGGCGTCCTTTCACCGGCTCGGCCTCGGTGAACCGCTACCCCTGTCCGCGCTCCACGGCCGCGGCTCCGGCGACTTCCTCGACGTGCTCGTAGCGGAGCTGCCGGAGCAGACTGGTGATGCCGAGGATGCGTGGGCATCCATCGCGATCGTTGGGCGTCCCAACGTCGGAAAGTCGTCGCTTCTGAACGCGCTCCTGGGGGAGCAGCGCTCGATCGTCGACTCGCGGCCCGGCACCACCCGCGATCCGGTCGACTCGGAGCTGCTGTTGGAGAACGGTCGCAGGATCAGGATCGTCGACACGGCAGGGATGCGCCGCGAGGTCCAGATCAAGGACCCGCTCGAGTATTTCAGCTTCCTGCGGTCACGCCAGACGCTCGGCCGGGTGGATGCGGCCGTCCTCGTGATCGACCTGTCGGAGCGAGTAACGGGTCACGATCAGCGGATCGCGCAGGAGATAGTCGAAAGCGGACGCGCCTGCGTCGTGGTGCTCAACAAGTGGGATCTCATCGAGTCCGATCCGGTGGACCGGGAGCGGCTCGAGCGCTTCGTCCTCGATCGTCTTCGCTTCATCCCGTGGGCGACGATCGTCCGAACATCTGCGCTCACCGCGAGGGGGGTGCAAAGGGTGGTGCCGGCGCTAGAGGCGGCCATCTCTTCGCACCGGCGGCGACTGCCGACGTCCGTCGTGAATCAACTCGTGCGGGAGGCCCAGGAGCGGAAGCCTCACCCGCGGGTCGGCGGAAGGGCGAGCCGCATCCTCTACGCGGTTCAGGCTTCTGTGGCGCCTCCGCGCTTCTTGCTGTTCAGCTCCGGCCGCCTGGAGCCTGCGTACCTACGCCATATAGAGCACAGGATCCGGGCGCGGGAGCCCTTCGCTGGAAGCCCGATCCAGATCGAGGTCCGGCTCAAGTCTCGAGATGAACGAGAGGGTTAG
- a CDS encoding zinc-ribbon and FHA domain-containing protein, with protein MYCTNCGHKNPEGSNFCASCGTPLTDRVGGHDTTITFATPELETDLEEEVHISPEELEDGRGVLIVKRGPNAGSKFFLDSDSTEIGRHPDSEIFLDDITVSRRHAEIRRTGDGFAIHDVGSLNGTYVNRERVEQGGLRSGDEIQVGKFKLVFLGGG; from the coding sequence ATGTACTGCACGAACTGCGGACACAAGAACCCTGAGGGCAGCAACTTCTGCGCCTCTTGCGGCACGCCCCTCACCGATCGGGTCGGCGGCCACGACACCACGATCACCTTCGCGACCCCCGAGCTGGAGACCGACCTCGAGGAAGAGGTTCACATCTCCCCCGAGGAGTTGGAGGACGGGCGGGGGGTCTTGATCGTGAAGCGCGGCCCCAACGCCGGCAGCAAGTTCTTCCTCGACTCCGACAGCACCGAGATCGGGCGCCACCCGGACAGCGAGATATTCCTCGATGACATCACCGTCTCCCGGCGCCACGCGGAGATCCGGCGGACCGGGGACGGGTTCGCGATCCACGACGTAGGCAGCCTGAACGGTACCTACGTCAACCGCGAGCGGGTCGAGCAGGGAGGTCTCCGCAGCGGTGATGAGATCCAGGTGGGGAAGTTCAAGCTCGTGTTCCTCGGCGGCGGTTGA
- the gcvH gene encoding glycine cleavage system protein GcvH — protein MSEFPEDRRYTKDHEWARPDDGRIVVGITDYAQDQLGDIVFVGLPEAGTEVQANQPLGEVESTKSVSDVYSPVSGRVVEKNPEVEQNPELINDDPYGRGWLVALEGSDGSIDGLMTADEYRRFTEEG, from the coding sequence GTGTCCGAGTTCCCCGAAGATCGCCGCTACACCAAGGACCACGAGTGGGCGCGCCCGGACGACGGCCGGATCGTCGTCGGCATCACCGACTACGCGCAGGATCAGCTGGGAGACATTGTCTTCGTGGGGCTGCCGGAAGCGGGGACGGAGGTGCAGGCGAATCAACCTCTGGGGGAGGTCGAGTCGACGAAGTCCGTCTCCGATGTCTACAGCCCCGTCAGCGGCAGGGTCGTGGAGAAGAACCCGGAGGTCGAGCAGAACCCCGAGCTGATCAACGACGACCCCTATGGTCGCGGCTGGCTGGTCGCTCTCGAGGGCAGTGACGGGAGCATCGACGGGCTCATGACGGCAGACGAATACCGACGCTTCACGGAGGAGGGCTAG
- the gcvT gene encoding glycine cleavage system aminomethyltransferase GcvT has translation MLQERSSPLLAEHRELGARLTDFGGWQMPLQYTGVIAEHNAVRTAAGVFDVSHLGKLRVAGAAAEAALQRALTADIAALAPGRATYSLVLTDEGGCIDDVFAYRIGDQEWLVVPNASNVTAVADAIAEAGSEPTDEWDRFAILALQGPRSLELFERGWPGSGAHELALHAWAELPFETGLGMVARTGYTGEKGVELYVPAASAPATFQRIVSLGATPAGLGARDTLRLEMGYALYGHEITLAVNPLEAGLGWTLAWETPFRGREALEKVRAAKPERKLFGVRCTDRGVPRQGHSVRRGGEEVGTVTSGNFSPTLQTGIALALGPRAGAPAAADEVAIEARGRRIPGVIVKPPFIERGKK, from the coding sequence GTGCTACAGGAGAGATCGAGCCCGCTGCTCGCCGAGCATCGGGAGCTGGGGGCGAGGCTCACCGACTTCGGCGGCTGGCAGATGCCCTTGCAATACACGGGTGTGATCGCGGAGCACAACGCCGTACGCACCGCGGCGGGCGTCTTCGACGTCTCCCACTTGGGAAAGCTCCGCGTTGCGGGCGCCGCGGCTGAAGCCGCGCTGCAGAGGGCCCTCACTGCAGATATCGCCGCGCTGGCACCGGGTCGCGCCACCTACTCGCTCGTCCTCACCGACGAAGGCGGCTGCATCGACGACGTCTTCGCGTACCGCATCGGCGACCAGGAGTGGCTGGTGGTGCCGAACGCGTCGAACGTCACCGCGGTGGCCGACGCGATAGCAGAGGCCGGGTCGGAACCGACCGACGAGTGGGATCGATTCGCCATCCTGGCGCTTCAGGGCCCGCGCTCGTTGGAGCTGTTCGAGCGGGGATGGCCTGGATCCGGCGCTCATGAGTTAGCGCTTCATGCATGGGCCGAGCTGCCATTCGAGACGGGCCTCGGGATGGTCGCCCGGACGGGCTACACCGGAGAGAAGGGAGTCGAGCTGTACGTCCCCGCCGCGTCCGCCCCCGCGACGTTCCAGAGGATCGTTTCCCTGGGAGCGACCCCCGCCGGGCTCGGCGCCCGCGACACCCTCCGACTGGAGATGGGATACGCGCTCTACGGACATGAGATCACTCTGGCCGTGAACCCTCTGGAGGCGGGGCTCGGCTGGACCCTCGCGTGGGAGACGCCTTTCCGCGGCCGCGAGGCTCTCGAGAAGGTGCGCGCCGCGAAGCCCGAGCGGAAGCTCTTCGGCGTGCGCTGCACCGACCGCGGTGTGCCGCGTCAGGGCCACTCGGTGAGGCGCGGCGGCGAGGAGGTGGGAACGGTCACCAGCGGGAACTTCTCGCCCACACTTCAAACCGGGATCGCACTGGCGCTGGGTCCCCGCGCAGGTGCGCCCGCGGCCGCCGACGAGGTCGCTATAGAGGCGCGCGGCCGCCGGATCCCGGGGGTTATCGTCAAGCCGCCGTTCATCGAGAGAGGCAAGAAGTGA
- the cmk gene encoding (d)CMP kinase, giving the protein MTAIAIDGPAGAGKSFVARSVAASLGIRYVDTGAMYRAVALAAIDAGADPHDAGEVAAVLARSRVEFSDRGVTLNGRPVEDRIRAADVTAAAAKIARHQIVRDALVSLQRTAARGGDVVMEGRDVTTAVLPDAEVKIFLTASLPERVRRRARQLGLDEDPDTLARLESDIRRRDDSDSSRAISPLLQAEDAIAIDTTQMSTEQVITRICDIARPFLRRDGDEHS; this is encoded by the coding sequence GTGACAGCGATAGCCATAGACGGACCTGCGGGCGCCGGGAAGAGCTTCGTCGCGCGCTCGGTCGCGGCCAGCTTGGGTATCCGCTACGTCGACACGGGAGCGATGTACCGCGCGGTCGCTCTCGCGGCGATCGACGCAGGAGCGGATCCGCACGACGCGGGCGAGGTCGCGGCGGTGTTGGCGAGGTCGCGGGTCGAGTTCTCCGACCGAGGCGTCACCTTGAACGGGCGGCCGGTGGAAGATCGGATCCGCGCTGCGGACGTGACCGCGGCCGCGGCGAAGATCGCGCGCCACCAGATCGTTAGGGACGCACTGGTGTCTCTCCAACGGACCGCGGCGCGCGGGGGAGACGTCGTGATGGAAGGTCGCGACGTCACGACCGCCGTCCTTCCGGACGCGGAGGTGAAGATCTTCCTCACTGCGTCTCTGCCCGAGCGGGTCCGCAGGCGCGCACGACAGCTGGGACTGGATGAAGATCCCGACACGCTCGCCCGGCTAGAGAGTGACATCCGCCGCCGAGACGACAGCGACAGCAGCCGAGCGATCTCACCTCTCCTGCAAGCGGAGGACGCCATTGCGATCGATACGACACAGATGTCCACGGAGCAGGTGATCACTCGGATCTGCGATATCGCCCGTCCTTTTTTGCGGCGAGATGGCGATGAGCACAGCTGA
- the hpt gene encoding hypoxanthine phosphoribosyltransferase — translation MDRLIPADELAARIEELARQMSEDFRDPIRPPLLVGVLKGSTLFLADLARSMQVEIEIDFISISSYSQSGASSGVVRIEKDLEIDIAERDVVIVEDIVDTGLTLNYLRRTLGERRPSSLRAVTLLDKVARRIVPVELEYSGFEIPDVFVVGYGLDFQGLYRNVPEILAIKDIAKLANDPMLLVPPLFVGSGA, via the coding sequence ATGGATCGGTTGATCCCCGCGGACGAGCTCGCCGCGAGGATCGAGGAGCTCGCACGCCAGATGAGCGAGGACTTCCGCGACCCGATCCGGCCCCCGCTGTTGGTCGGGGTGTTGAAGGGATCGACCTTGTTCCTCGCCGACCTCGCGCGGTCGATGCAGGTCGAGATCGAGATCGACTTCATCTCCATCTCTTCGTACTCCCAGTCCGGAGCGTCCTCGGGCGTCGTGCGCATCGAGAAGGACCTAGAGATCGACATCGCGGAGCGCGACGTCGTGATAGTCGAAGACATCGTGGACACGGGGCTGACTCTCAACTATCTGCGCCGCACGTTGGGCGAGCGCCGGCCGTCATCGCTGCGCGCGGTAACTCTGCTCGACAAGGTCGCGCGCCGCATCGTGCCCGTGGAGTTGGAGTATTCCGGCTTCGAGATCCCCGACGTGTTCGTGGTGGGGTATGGGCTCGACTTCCAGGGTCTCTACCGCAATGTTCCCGAGATCCTGGCGATCAAGGACATCGCGAAACTGGCGAACGATCCGATGCTTCTCGTCCCCCCGTTGTTCGTGGGTTCGGGCGCGTAG
- a CDS encoding D-alanyl-D-alanine carboxypeptidase, whose amino-acid sequence MYLSIKRHLLCFVAALLVLTPGVGTSDQSGAAQAQEGPVEVTCRACLVFDPATQRVLFARNMHERLPNASTTKMMTALLTVEGAEMGDLVRVPADAAAVGGGGLDLEAGDVFSVRDLLYALLLDSSNEAAAALASHVGGDIDRFVRDMNRAAAALGAEDTSFANPHGLDEPGHVSTAYDLVLIAQDLLATPELARIVTTPRRAIATPEGRVTVENRNLLLESYRGAIGVKTGRTLGAGEVLVAAAERGPRRVIAVAMRSVDAASDSRRLLDLGFARLRLLEKRAAARTSVLVAERERVGSLVFDPGGATGIVAGAEVTGPASAADQVAITFTPSDDLLLPLDAGQEVGTLEVAVGDAVQTIPAVAEDAVALDPPSWGALALSGLLRTAATVIGAGAA is encoded by the coding sequence GTGTATCTATCGATAAAGCGACACCTCCTCTGCTTCGTCGCGGCCCTGTTGGTGCTGACCCCGGGCGTGGGCACCTCGGACCAGAGCGGCGCGGCGCAGGCTCAGGAAGGCCCGGTCGAGGTCACCTGCCGCGCCTGCCTCGTCTTTGACCCCGCGACGCAGCGCGTGCTGTTCGCTAGGAACATGCACGAGCGCCTGCCGAACGCCAGCACCACGAAGATGATGACCGCCCTCTTGACCGTGGAAGGCGCGGAGATGGGCGATCTGGTGCGGGTGCCGGCGGATGCGGCGGCCGTGGGCGGGGGAGGCCTCGACCTCGAGGCCGGAGATGTCTTCTCGGTAAGAGATCTTCTCTACGCGCTGCTCCTCGACTCTTCGAACGAAGCGGCGGCCGCGCTGGCCTCTCACGTCGGTGGAGACATCGACCGCTTCGTGCGTGACATGAACCGGGCCGCCGCTGCCCTTGGAGCCGAAGACACCTCGTTCGCCAACCCCCACGGTCTCGACGAGCCGGGGCACGTCTCCACCGCTTACGACCTCGTCCTTATCGCGCAAGACCTGCTCGCGACACCCGAGCTCGCACGGATCGTGACGACGCCCCGACGCGCGATCGCCACACCCGAAGGCAGGGTCACGGTGGAGAACCGTAATCTTCTACTCGAGAGTTACCGCGGCGCGATCGGCGTCAAGACCGGCCGAACCCTGGGCGCGGGAGAGGTTCTGGTTGCGGCCGCGGAACGCGGTCCCCGGAGGGTCATCGCCGTCGCGATGCGCTCGGTCGACGCGGCCTCGGACTCGCGGCGATTACTCGACCTCGGGTTCGCTCGCCTTCGGCTGCTCGAGAAGCGAGCCGCCGCCAGGACCTCGGTCCTGGTTGCGGAGCGTGAACGCGTCGGGTCGTTGGTGTTCGATCCCGGCGGCGCGACCGGGATCGTGGCCGGTGCAGAGGTCACGGGACCCGCTTCGGCCGCCGACCAGGTCGCGATCACTTTCACACCCTCCGACGACCTGCTCCTGCCGCTGGACGCGGGCCAGGAGGTAGGGACGCTCGAGGTAGCGGTTGGAGACGCGGTTCAGACGATCCCCGCGGTTGCGGAAGATGCGGTGGCGCTTGACCCGCCGTCGTGGGGCGCCCTCGCACTCTCCGGGCTCCTGCGGACGGCGGCGACGGTGATCGGCGCGGGAGCTGCGTGA
- the aroA gene encoding 3-phosphoshikimate 1-carboxyvinyltransferase produces the protein MKRLRTKTRPLRGDVTIPGDKSISHRALIIGALAAGGSRVRRPNFGADVHSTAEVLRRLGVRVELDEMKGQAKVEGVGGAAFREPEAVLDAGNSGTTMRLMAGACAGADGLFVLTGDDSLRRRPMLRVVAPLRQMGARIDGRNHGDLAPLTVRGGALTGVDVELPVASAQVKSALLLAGLNAAGVTRVSEPRRSRDHTERMLASAGIHVESEGRAASVRGGQRPHGLEGLVPGDISSAMFLIAAAALVPGSDLNLLDVGLNPTRRAALDVLRMMGAEVDAIESASSLGEPLGTVRARAASLRGIAVPEEWVPSLIDDIPALAIVATQAEGETSFTGAGELRVKESDRIAALVAGLRELGADAEELPDGLIVRGPTSLTGGHIDSVGDHRIALAFAVAGLIASDRVRIAGWSCVDTSFPEFLDVLGEATDRR, from the coding sequence ATGAAGAGACTCCGGACCAAGACCCGGCCGCTGCGGGGTGACGTCACCATCCCGGGCGACAAGTCGATCTCGCACCGCGCCCTGATCATCGGTGCCCTAGCCGCCGGCGGCTCGCGTGTCCGGCGCCCGAACTTCGGCGCCGACGTGCACTCGACCGCGGAGGTTCTCCGTCGGCTGGGTGTTCGGGTCGAGCTGGACGAGATGAAGGGTCAAGCTAAGGTGGAGGGGGTCGGTGGAGCGGCCTTCCGTGAACCCGAAGCCGTCCTCGATGCGGGCAACTCGGGCACCACGATGCGGCTGATGGCGGGCGCGTGCGCGGGGGCCGACGGGCTCTTCGTTCTCACGGGGGATGACTCCTTGAGACGGCGGCCGATGTTGCGCGTGGTAGCTCCGCTGCGTCAGATGGGGGCGCGGATCGACGGGCGCAACCACGGAGATCTCGCTCCGCTCACCGTCCGGGGGGGCGCACTGACCGGGGTGGACGTAGAGCTGCCGGTGGCGAGCGCCCAGGTGAAATCTGCTCTCTTGCTGGCGGGGCTGAATGCCGCGGGCGTCACGAGGGTGTCTGAGCCGCGCCGGAGCCGGGACCACACCGAGAGGATGTTGGCCTCCGCCGGGATCCACGTCGAGTCGGAGGGCCGCGCGGCGTCGGTCCGGGGGGGCCAGCGCCCACACGGCTTGGAGGGTCTGGTGCCGGGCGACATCTCGTCAGCCATGTTCTTGATCGCCGCTGCGGCCCTGGTTCCGGGATCCGACCTGAACTTGCTCGACGTTGGTCTGAACCCGACGCGCCGAGCGGCCTTGGACGTCTTGAGGATGATGGGTGCGGAGGTGGATGCGATCGAGTCCGCATCTTCTCTCGGCGAGCCGCTCGGAACGGTGCGGGCGCGCGCCGCCTCGCTCCGCGGCATCGCCGTGCCCGAGGAGTGGGTCCCGTCGCTGATCGACGACATCCCGGCTCTCGCCATCGTGGCGACGCAGGCGGAAGGCGAGACGTCGTTCACCGGCGCCGGGGAGCTGCGCGTGAAGGAATCGGATCGCATCGCGGCGCTCGTTGCCGGTCTGCGCGAGCTCGGAGCGGACGCGGAAGAGCTACCGGACGGGTTGATCGTGCGTGGGCCGACCAGCTTGACCGGCGGACACATAGACAGCGTCGGCGATCACCGGATCGCTCTCGCTTTCGCTGTCGCCGGCCTGATCGCGTCCGACCGCGTCAGGATCGCCGGGTGGAGCTGTGTCGACACGTCGTTCCCCGAGTTCCTGGACGTGCTCGGGGAGGCGACCGACAGACGGTGA
- a CDS encoding MerR family transcriptional regulator yields the protein MSETGYRGPQTCKIVDITYRQLDYWTRTGLVVPSLQEAKGSGTQRLYSFNDLLQLKVIKSLTDAGASLQKVRQAIEYVRDHLDDDWSKVTIVTDGNGVYACTSDAQVVDLLRSGQGVLGAIVAVDKVRDQLAGTLRELRPVGEQVEYRSTDPKVTTAAEEG from the coding sequence ATGAGCGAGACCGGCTACCGCGGACCGCAGACCTGCAAGATCGTCGACATCACCTACCGCCAGCTCGACTACTGGACCCGCACCGGCCTGGTCGTGCCCTCGCTACAAGAGGCGAAGGGCTCCGGAACGCAGCGTCTGTACTCGTTCAACGACCTGCTTCAGCTGAAGGTGATCAAGAGCCTGACCGACGCGGGTGCCAGCCTCCAGAAGGTCCGCCAGGCGATCGAGTATGTGCGCGATCACCTCGACGACGACTGGTCGAAGGTCACCATCGTCACCGACGGCAACGGCGTCTACGCGTGCACCTCCGATGCGCAGGTCGTCGATCTGCTGCGCTCCGGGCAGGGAGTTCTCGGGGCCATCGTGGCGGTGGACAAGGTGCGCGACCAGCTCGCGGGAACTTTGCGAGAACTCCGCCCCGTAGGGGAGCAGGTGGAGTACCGTTCGACGGACCCGAAGGTGACAACGGCGGCCGAGGAGGGGTAA
- a CDS encoding bifunctional nuclease family protein codes for MKELSLVGVRVELPSNQPIVLLKESDGDRYLPIWIGAVEATAIAFALQGIQTPRPMTHDLMRDILGETRVAVERILISELVDQTFYALIRMSSDGRTVEVSSRPSDAIALAVRINAPIYAAEEVLDQAGIELRDEEETEVEKFREFLDQVTPEDFAADQ; via the coding sequence ATGAAGGAGCTTTCGCTCGTCGGCGTGCGCGTCGAGCTCCCGTCGAACCAACCGATCGTCCTTCTGAAGGAGTCCGACGGCGATCGGTACCTCCCTATCTGGATCGGAGCCGTTGAGGCAACGGCGATCGCATTCGCGCTGCAAGGCATCCAGACCCCGCGGCCGATGACCCACGACTTGATGCGCGACATCTTGGGAGAGACGCGTGTCGCCGTCGAGCGGATCCTCATCTCGGAGCTCGTCGACCAAACCTTCTACGCCCTCATCCGGATGAGCAGCGACGGCCGCACCGTCGAGGTGTCGTCGCGCCCCAGCGACGCGATCGCCCTTGCGGTCCGGATCAACGCTCCGATCTACGCGGCCGAGGAGGTTCTGGACCAGGCCGGGATCGAGCTGCGGGACGAAGAGGAGACCGAGGTGGAGAAGTTCCGTGAGTTCCTCGACCAGGTCACCCCCGAGGATTTCGCCGCCGACCAGTAG
- a CDS encoding CDP-alcohol phosphatidyltransferase family protein — protein MDPSPAAAATSTRIATIPNLISFVRLATVPVFVWLFVTNRENQAVALYAVGAWSDFLDGYIARRTNQVSELGKLLDPLADRIFIAALVLALVARETLPWWVAASIVGRDLAVLSFFPYLERRKIERIAVNRTGKAATASLFLGLTLLAVSETTLPVAASIEGPGLITTLVGAALYWAAAAVYAREAVKRLRALKGAGP, from the coding sequence ATGGATCCCTCTCCCGCGGCTGCCGCCACCAGCACCCGTATCGCGACGATCCCGAACCTGATCTCGTTCGTGAGGCTGGCCACCGTCCCGGTGTTCGTTTGGCTCTTCGTCACCAACCGTGAGAACCAGGCCGTCGCCCTGTACGCGGTCGGCGCATGGAGCGACTTCCTCGATGGTTACATCGCCCGGCGAACGAACCAGGTGTCGGAGCTCGGGAAGCTCCTCGATCCGTTGGCGGATCGCATCTTCATCGCCGCGCTGGTTCTAGCCCTCGTGGCGCGCGAGACGCTTCCGTGGTGGGTGGCGGCCTCGATCGTGGGTCGAGACCTGGCGGTCCTGAGCTTTTTCCCGTATCTGGAGCGCAGGAAGATCGAGCGCATCGCGGTCAACCGCACCGGGAAGGCCGCCACCGCCTCTCTGTTCCTCGGTCTCACGCTGCTCGCTGTGTCAGAGACCACGCTGCCCGTCGCGGCGTCGATCGAAGGTCCCGGCTTGATCACAACGCTCGTCGGCGCGGCCTTGTACTGGGCCGCGGCGGCCGTCTACGCGCGCGAGGCAGTGAAGAGACTGCGCGCTCTGAAGGGCGCGGGCCCGTGA
- a CDS encoding MerR family transcriptional regulator: MPLSRSRDYLSIGEVLESVKTDFPEVSISKIRFLEAEGLIVPERTASGYRKFYESDVARLRYILSLQRDQFLPLRVIKQRLRDADANGGIPPGDPAAAAPPTDSAAGGNGAGADMTAVQMSRDELRAAANLSEQEMRGLDEFGILPGTSSGTYDENDLVVARAARRFFDFGVEPRHLRMYRQFAEREATFFAQIVSPGARRRDPSAQTQAIESVQELARLSRQLKEAALRSSLREIL; the protein is encoded by the coding sequence ATGCCGCTGTCACGGTCGCGCGATTACCTGAGCATCGGTGAGGTCCTAGAGAGCGTCAAAACGGACTTCCCGGAGGTGAGCATCTCGAAGATCAGGTTCCTGGAGGCGGAAGGGTTGATCGTCCCCGAGCGGACCGCGTCGGGCTACCGCAAGTTCTATGAGAGCGATGTGGCGCGGCTGCGATACATCCTGTCCCTCCAGCGTGACCAGTTCCTGCCGCTGCGAGTCATCAAGCAGAGGTTGAGGGACGCAGACGCCAACGGTGGGATCCCTCCCGGAGACCCCGCCGCTGCCGCCCCTCCGACGGACTCCGCGGCTGGAGGGAACGGCGCCGGAGCCGACATGACCGCGGTGCAGATGAGCCGGGACGAGCTTCGGGCGGCCGCGAATCTGTCCGAGCAGGAGATGCGCGGTTTGGACGAGTTCGGCATCCTGCCCGGCACCTCCAGCGGCACCTACGACGAGAACGACCTCGTGGTCGCTCGCGCGGCCAGGCGGTTCTTCGACTTCGGCGTCGAGCCCCGCCACCTCCGGATGTACCGGCAGTTCGCGGAGAGGGAGGCGACGTTCTTCGCGCAGATCGTTTCTCCCGGCGCCCGCCGCCGCGATCCTTCGGCACAAACCCAAGCCATCGAATCCGTCCAGGAGCTCGCGCGGCTATCTCGCCAGCTCAAGGAAGCCGCGCTGAGGTCGAGCCTGCGCGAGATCCTGTAG
- a CDS encoding prephenate dehydrogenase has protein sequence MFKRVAVVGTGLIGGSICLGLRAALPPPHVVAFDTDPDAGRAGLERGAFSEVAESVGEAVQAADLVVVATPVDTTADVCARMLDTLAPDAVVTDVGSAKAGVVEECEALLGARFVGGHPMAGSERHGIAAADAELFQDAWWILTPTAATRSFAYRAASALAATLGARPIAIEPDAHDRLLARLSHLPQVVASGIVAAAVAAEDQESLLGLAAGGFRDVTRIAASDPGMWVSILRSNRVAVLEALEEFSSGLVEVATALREERWGDLAAFLGRARQARMELFAKPQMHDVPVALSLPILDRPGVLAEVTTAAGGLGANIEDLRIVHSTEGGRGRLELIVAGERPAEDLAERLRTLGYRVERGRPA, from the coding sequence ATGTTTAAGAGGGTTGCCGTCGTAGGGACGGGTCTGATCGGAGGCTCCATCTGCCTCGGACTCCGCGCCGCCCTGCCGCCGCCTCACGTGGTGGCGTTCGACACTGATCCGGACGCGGGGCGGGCGGGGTTGGAGCGGGGTGCGTTCAGCGAGGTGGCGGAGTCGGTCGGAGAGGCGGTGCAGGCTGCGGACCTCGTGGTCGTTGCCACCCCCGTCGACACAACCGCTGATGTCTGCGCCCGCATGCTGGACACGCTGGCGCCAGATGCCGTGGTGACGGATGTGGGCAGCGCCAAAGCAGGTGTCGTTGAAGAATGTGAGGCGCTGCTCGGCGCCCGGTTCGTCGGTGGCCATCCGATGGCGGGCTCCGAAAGGCACGGGATCGCCGCCGCCGATGCCGAGCTCTTCCAAGATGCGTGGTGGATCCTGACGCCGACGGCCGCCACGAGGTCGTTTGCCTACCGGGCCGCGAGTGCCCTGGCAGCGACGCTCGGCGCCCGCCCCATTGCCATAGAGCCCGATGCGCACGACCGGCTGTTGGCGCGGCTGAGCCACCTTCCACAGGTAGTGGCCAGCGGGATCGTGGCCGCCGCGGTCGCGGCCGAGGACCAAGAGAGCTTGCTCGGGCTGGCTGCCGGCGGCTTCCGAGATGTCACGAGGATCGCGGCGAGCGATCCGGGGATGTGGGTCAGCATCCTTCGGTCCAACCGTGTAGCCGTGCTCGAGGCTTTGGAGGAGTTCTCCAGTGGCCTCGTGGAGGTCGCGACGGCACTGCGAGAAGAGCGGTGGGGGGATCTGGCGGCGTTTCTCGGGCGGGCCCGTCAGGCGCGGATGGAGCTCTTCGCGAAGCCGCAGATGCATGACGTACCCGTGGCTCTGTCTCTACCGATCCTCGACCGCCCGGGCGTTCTGGCGGAGGTCACGACCGCCGCGGGCGGTCTGGGCGCGAACATCGAGGATCTGCGCATCGTGCACTCCACCGAGGGAGGCAGAGGCCGGCTCGAGCTGATCGTGGCGGGGGAGCGGCCCGCTGAAGACCTGGCGGAGAGGCTGCGTACGCTCGGATATCGCGTCGAGCGCGGCCGGCCCGCATGA